CCTATAACTATTGTACTTGAGACTGGCTGCATAAAAGGCGCAGTTTATAGATTAGAGCCCTGAAATTCGAGGACCATTTTGGTGCCGTTTTTGGTCGCAGGTGTTGGCCATTAATGGGTTCAGGCTATTCCTGCAACTTTAAGGCGTACTGACACAACAGtttctattctctctctctttctctgcgttaGGTGAAGGCTTAAGACCTCCAAACCCTATAAAAAATTCTGGCAAGTGTCGGAGAACTCTAAACAACCTGTTCTAATCGTACCTGTTTCTATAAACTTGTTGAGATTTCGGTATGCAGGAGATGGATGCATCACGGCAGTAGACAGGCTCTCTGTGTTGCGGTGCCTTCTGTGGCTGGCATGTGCAAGCACAGCCAGAAGAGACACGTGCACAGAAGCCGGACTCACTTTTTCCCAAGCAATGTCGTCACACTTAGGCTCATTGCCACACGGCGACACCAAATTTCGTTCTGTGTCGTAATGTGGCAAAAATTTCTGCAATGCCCAGTCTGCCGTTTGGAGTTGAATATGGTACCAAATTAAAATGTCCTATAAGTATTTTCCGACCCTCATGATTCCTAAGATGCCATCAATTTGTGCGTAGTACGTGTTTTAAAAAtttttattcaaataccctaGAGGCACggacaggcattacatagggggtggGAACAACAGTAAGCACAAAGCAACGCAGTACTACGATGTGTACAGAAGTCGTTGGCTGGCAGTGATAAGAGTTTCTAAAGTTCCAGAAAATGTGGGTCAGCACTCCTTTAGGTTCGGGAACAGAATATCGACTGAGTATCAGCTGATTGAGAAAAGAGATGTTATGTACCTTGTAGTGCATGGAGCTGCACTGAAATGAGTTATGTTATCAGCGCAACTAAGTTTGGAGAAAAGCAGTGTTTGCTTTGAGTGCAACTCGATGTAGCACAGCTGTTGCTATGTCAAGTTTTGTGACTATATTGGCCGTTGAAATTTGAGAGAATGTCTTGCAGCATTGCAACCTCATTCGAGCAACCTAGTAGACAGTGTTGTCACTAGAAATACACCAATAATGAGGTTTGGAATTGCATTAGAAAGGTAGAATCATTTTGCCAAGTATTGACTGAACTGATTTTAAAAAGggttgttgcattaaaaaaaaaagagagagaaagaaacctgCCTACCACtgtaaacagttttttttttatttagttgggCCTTTAGATATACAAAATTAATGAAGCTGAAAGATAAAAGGAAATAATCATGCATCAATATTACAATTATCTTAAATCTTTctgcaatttaaataaatgtctCCAATACTGAGAACAGCATTGATTAACAACTCCAAAGCAGACAAAATTATATGAATAGGCACTGCTTTGAAATGTACTAATAATTTATGAATAGAGCTTATGCAAAACTCTCATAAACAGTGTAACAATAAAAGTCACATAATATGTAAACTAATACACCACAATGGTGAGCTTCAGACACTCTAATAGATACAGTTTGTCAGTTTTTTGGTGGGGATAGTCATAAACATGCTGgtccaataaaaaaaatatattaacatTTAGCAAGTTCTGTAATGCATTTAggtccctaaatctaagttctGATGGTTAATGGGATTTAACTTAACTGTGAATGAGACAAATATGAATTAGGGATTGAGCATAATTAAGTATGGAATATTCTAGAGATTAGGGAAAATGATTGTGGAGTTGGGAATAAGGCTATTATGAAATGTATAACTGCACAGATTACCAGCAGTCATTTAGACTATAGAATGGGTACCAGTTGTGAAggaaaatttagttgacagttgaagtgatcatcatcataatcaccataATTTATTTTACCCTTAATGGTTACCGCCACGAGGGcatattacataaggggggagcatgATCAACAAATTAAATTACAGAAAGTCACTAATATGAAGAATGAgaatgtataataaataaaaaaaatactgttTAAAAGGGGCACTgtacaagaagttataaaaaatGATCGACAAATTGCTGGATGATTGTAAACAAACAGGAAGGGCATAACGATGGCATCACTTAACTTGAAGAAATAATGGGTACAGAAAGTAATAAATGTCATGAACGAAAAGAACTTGATACCAGAAATGTTCTGTTTATAAGCTGACTCTAAATATTGAAGGATTGAATTCAGTGATAATTAATTCAGGTGGTATATCTCTCTACTATGGTGTTAGGCAAAAATGAGTTGTTCAAGATGTTGGTATGGTACCATGGAGACATTGGATGTTCAGGGAATTGTAAAGCAGCAGAGAACTGCGCCCGGCAGGAGAAGAAAGGCACCATGTAAACTTTGAAAATTGTAATATATCTTGTAGAATAAGCCGAGTTGAGCTATTCTGCATAGATCTGCACTATAAAAGGAGGGAGACTGAGGGAACATTGGATGGCAGTAATGCTACATGGTGGTTATTGTAGTTAGAAGTGATAAACTGGGCTGCTCGATTTTGCATAGATTTGAGAGTGTTAACGAAAAATTCACTGCCGTGTATTCAAGTTTTGTTCTAACAAAGGTGCCATCAGCCGTTTGTCCGACGGAGGGAGGCAGGAATGGCAAATTCTTTATGATGAAGCCAAGTGACCTTTGATGCGTCCAATACAACCTACATGTTgtggggtattctgtaagtgtccatctGTAGCAGACTCCATTTCGGCCGCCGCTGAGTGCCAATTCATTCTCGCTGGTACCCCAGCCCAGCGAATCAGCtcttcagcagcagccgaaatgggcatgtccactaggtggacatttACAGACTGTACAGACAGAATACCGCTATCTTGGCGATAAGAATGCCAAGGTACCGGTACTCTGTCACGTGTGATAAGAGTGTTAGAGTGTTGAGTTTATTCGAACGAGTAAATGTGGAAGCAGTTCATAGGCTTGTGAGAAACATGCATGAATTTACATTTGGAAATATTTAGCTTCGTCATCCATGGCTTGCACCGGTTTTCTATTAAATTCAAGTCAGTTTGTTGCTGTAGTTGGTCCTGATATAGTAGTGTATGTGGCAATAGCGAATGCATTCATTGGTGCGATGACGAAGGGGGGGATGAGATTTCAATTGGTAAGTCATTAATTCAGAAATATGATAAATGGCTAGAGGAATAACTTACTGATACCTGAAGAATGCTGGGTGATACTTTCAAGATGAAAAATGGTGTTGTGAGAATTACCCAGCGCTGTTAGTGCAATATACTTAACTCCACTACTGGACTACTGCCTAATGTGCATACACATAGGCAGTGGTACAGTAGTGGAGTTAATTAGTTTGTTGATCATTAAGTGTTGTTAACTATTATAAAGCTTATATCTTATATGAGAGTGCAAAATTTGCACTAAGGAGGAAGCTTGGTGGGGCTGAAGTCGCTATCTGTTGATCTTAATGTGCTGGACACAGTATACACAAACTACTACAGTAGTAATGTTGATGAGCACATTACTGTTTAATAGGAAAAACTAGGAAAAAATTCAACAAGCCCCACTGTTGATTGGAAACAGTTGATAGCCTGTTGACCAATACATAGTAAAAATCGACgttcaaaaataaaaagaaactcttgccgaaacccgggatcgaaccagggacctttagatcttcagtctaacgctctcccaactgagctatttcggctgACGAAAAACTCGGGTCACAATATTGTTTTTATTCCATTTACGCATTGCAACCgtcctttaaatttttttttcttgacaattTTAGTGAAGTTTGCATAACAGTAAAATATTTAAAACTCTCACAGCTATGTAAAATGTTGCTTTAGTTTACTGGTGTCACACGGGGCACTTTAGATTGCTATTGAGCCTGATCCAAATCATAATCGTGATTGGCTCCTCATCGCAAACTGCGAGTGGTGGCCAATCACGATCCAGAAATTCGATCCGAATCAgcctcgatcgcgatcgaaagtgtccCGTGCGACTAAAGTAGCGTTCTCCAATAATTATGCGAGGTTGCGTTCGTTTATTACTTGAAGCGTTCATTACCAAGTGCCTGATGTCATGTTACCTGCAATGTAGTGTTCAAATTATACACCACCAGCGCACCAAGTGCACGCTACACTGTGGGCGTAACGAGAGTCCACCGTCCACGTGTTCAACCAGCGCCTTGTCCAACGCATACGAACGCGCTCCATCTGTTTACATCTGGCGCATGTGGCACCGAGACAGCGGGCGTACGGTCTTGTGAGTCTTGTGAATCTTGAGTCGCGCCTGTTATGCGTTCTTCGCAGCGCAGGCCGAGGTTTTAGAGTGCTCGCCAATCTTGGTACTTAACCGTTCCGGAAGAAACAACATGATCGACTTCCAAGCAGTAGTTATGGCCGCCGGTCGCGGTTCCCGGCTCACCGAGCTCTTGACTGCGGACTGCTTCAAATACCAGCTGCCCGTCGCAAACTTGCCTATGATATACTACCCGTTGCGGGCACTCAAGAACGCCGGTTTCTCCGAGGCCATCGTCGTGCTGCCGTCTTCCGCACGCGCTCGAATCGACGACTCGCTGTCGGATCGCGTCGGGCTTCGAATCGACTACGAGTTCGTCGCCGCTTCCGCGGGCGAAGAGGACCTGGGCACCTTGCAGAGCCTGCGCCAGATCGTCGCCAAGGGCAAGATCAAGAAGGACGTGTTCGTCGTCGGCTGCGATTTGGTGACCGACTTCGACTTCACGCACGTCGCCAACCTGCACCGCGTCCGGAACGCGACCATGACCGCGCTGCTCGCGCCCATGTCGCAGTCGCTTCGGGAGTCGCCGGTGCCGGGGACCCGCGGCAAACCGAAACTCGAGCGCGACTTGGTGGGCATCGAACCCGGCACCCAGAGACTCGTGCTGTTCAACGCGGAGGCCGACTTTGAGGAGACCGTCACCGTACGACGGAAGGTGCTCAAAGAACACCCAGTCGTGGACGTGCGCTCGGACCTGGTCGACGCTCACGTTTACCTTTTGAACAAGTGGCTCCTCCCCTACCTGCTCAAGGATGACGGCATTACGACTATCAAAGGGGAGCTGGTGCCGCTGTTGACGAGGTATCAGTTTAAGAACGCGCCGCCGAAGCCGTCGTCGGAAGACGTCGTGGACGGGGAGCAAACGGAAACTGACATATTCAGGTGGGGGCTAGTCCACGTACGAGTCGACCTCGTTGTAATCCTGCTGTTAGTCATTTTTTTGCGTGATGACCAGTATGCCAGTGCTTTAGAGCGTGCAGAAATCTAATCGAGTCGACTGAGTGGCAGTTTTCCGGGAGTTCACGTCAAGTTTGGTTGTGTGACTAATGTGATGGATGGACTTGACATTACGTCATGTTATTCCATTCGTACGCAGGATAAGCTATCTTTGCTCATGTGAAGTTTCATGGCAGTATCGACAAGAACGAAGAAAATTTGTAAATATTTGTTGACGTGATTGTTGGATTTGAAACTGTCAATTTTCGGTTGCATACAAGGAAGGTTACGATTAGCGCTGCATACCGTCGTGTTGGCTGGAGCATCTGCCAAGGAGCCATTGACACTGCCTTGATGTCTCTCACATGAACAAAAGCTAGCAAGGAAATATTTATTTACGTGTTGTTCTCGCACAAGTACGTCTATGAATGACACATCCACTTTGAATTTCACTGCATTTCTCATATCTTTGTAATCACTTTCAGTTCAGGTTATAAAAGACTCATTctccttctttgttcttttttccctCTCCAAAAGGTATGCTCCACTCAGCGGAAGTGACCTTCTTGGTGTGGATCTCGGGGACGAGTTTAACTTGGGTGACACGGGCACCCAAAAGAATCCGATACGTTGTTATGCGTATGTCGCTGAAGGAGCATTTTTAGTTAGAACAAACACCGTTGCTGGATACATGGAGGCGAATCGACAGGTAAGTGTGTTAGTCCTTTTAGTGTTCATGCTGTGAAATGAAAAGGTGCCTCATAGCCCTTCCTTGAACAGAACTTTGTCAGCAAGTTCCATTCCAACTTCGATTTTTAGTTCAGGTACAGCTGCACTTGCTAGAGTATTGCAAAGATTATTTGGAAATCACTCTTCAAGCTCATTGCGTTTGATTTGCTATTTGCGCAAGTTATTTTCAGCCCAATAACATATAAGCCTTAGAATAAATGCAGGAAAAAAAGACATGTCTTTATACTGTTTTTGTTTCGTACTGCAGGCTCATCAGCTGAGCAAGGAAATCTTCCCACATGTTGCCTCCGGCCGTTTCGACAACATTGTTGCCGACAAAGTTGAGTTTGGTGAGAAATCGTCCGTCCGCCACTGTGTTCTCGGACAGAACTGTCGGATTGGAGCACAGGCCAAGGTGTCAGACTCTGTGCTTCTGGACGGTGTAGTGGTCGGTGATGGCGTGAGCATACAGGGCTGCATCGTCTGCGGGGCGCAAGAGGTCGGCTCCGGCGCAGTGCTCAAAAACTGCATAGTGGCCCACAAGAAGAATGTCGCTTCTGAAGCCAAGCATGCCAACGAAGTTCTTGGAACCTTCGTGGAGATTTAGCGATGACATTAAAATGGACAAAACGCTTGAATAGTCTGATCTGTCTTTATTTGCAGAAGTGCTGAAGGCTTTGCAACTTAGCACTGCAAAGAAACATTATTGTAGAAGGAGATACTCATCGGAAGGCCAGATAATGAATGTTACACAGAGTACTTTTATGAAAGGCATAGAGGGTAAGCATTAACAGGTGTCCTCTGGTAGTACAGATTGTAAACTCGCAGCAGTGTGATCAGTTGTAACAAACGAATTGTGGTGTTCAATATTCCACAACTGCACATTGGGCTATGAGGCATGTCAGTGCAGGGCTCTGGATTGACTTTGACCACCAGGGATCGTTGCATATATAAGTCTGCAATTTCGCATTTCGTCACCATAAAAAAATGGCCACTGCAACTGGGGATCAAAACTCCCCTGTTCCGCAGGAGAACGCCATAGCCACGGTGCGACTGTGTCGGGTAATGTGGCCAGTGGTCTTGACACGTCAGCACATAAGGGGCTCCAAGTTGCTGAAAGGGTTTACAACATCTGGCCACACTGGTAGGTACAATTGCTTCCCTTCAATGTGCCTTGTTTGCTTGCTTAATGCCAATGTTgcccttagaaaaaaaaaaattattacattatggggttttacatgccaaaacgacactttgattatgaggcacggcgtagtggggtactccggaaaatttcgaccaccggtttctttaacgagcacctaaatcaaGTACTTGCCCGAAGAACGATTGTTGGACTAAAGAGAAAAGCTAAGTTGAGCTGTTTTAGTAAAATTACCTTCTTCCTATACCAAAATGGCCACCCTTACCACGAGAGGTTGCTTGCCATGCCAAAAAAGCCACAAAAACAAAAGGGCATTGAcattcctgcaccagcttgctGTGATGCGGATTTTGATGTATGCGCAACCTAGTTAATTTTTCGTTGGTAAAGATGCACTACTTTTTGTTCTAAAAGAGGCAAAGAGTGAAAATAGGAAGTTCCAAAACTTGTGCCACAACAGCTGAAATGTATAAAAATCCTTTGAAGTCTGTGACATTATACTGATGCAGCTCAAGCCTcagagcggaaaaaaaaagaaaaaaaaaagaaagtgagaccTTTACCTTTCTTCTAATAATCCACTTCCACGAAATTCACAAGATTGAGTTTTGACAGAATAATTTATCAGTGTAAACTGGTCCACTGTTCCTCCTTAGTGTCCCTTCAGCCCCATGCTTAGGCATCCGCGAAGCGGCGACAAGTTGGAATCGAAGACTAGCCATACTATTgccattttcattaatttttgcTAGCCTCATTATGGATGCACCACAGAACACTTCAAGAGGTTGACTTCATATACATGTGGCAGTTTGTCTAGTCGTACCTTGACAAGGTTTCAAAGGTGTCTGCACAAATGAGGTACCTTAAAGCTGGTTTAAACAAGCCTTTTTCAAGAAGTGTGCTTACGCTTTCCTTTGTTTTGCAGGCAGTAGACAATTTATTTCTCTGTTCAACCAACAAAGAAAGCTGGGCCAATgttgacattaaaaaaaagttagGGTCAACCAAGTGTTGACGCTAAAGACAAAGTTGACGTACATAGTGGCTCAACTGATTCAATGATTAAATGTTGACTGTATCTCTATTCTGCCTCTTCTCCATATTCATTATTCACTCGCTTTTTATCTTATTTGTATCGTAATTCACACTAAATTACATTGACTGTCATCTTCAGTGTCAAGATTTGATTgacgccttatttttttttctggaagtggtTGCAAGATGGCCAGATCCCAGATATGCCAAACCGAACCCGTGTGAAGTCAGTAAAGAAGACATTGGTTTAGCTTAATGTGTGCAGCAAAAGCATAGGGCAAGTGGGAACATCCGGGataccctgtgtgtgtgtgtgtaagttaACGCATACTTGGCAGATGGCACTAGTAGGGGTGATGGttggaaaattgaggggctttatgaTGGTCCCTAGTCTGACTTTTGGCAATGTGGCCCCGTGCAGGGTATAAGAGGTTCAAGCAAGGTTTGAAATTATGCAACGAGGGGTAGGTAGGCTTGCTTTTGGGAGCAAATAGAAATGCACCAAATCAGAAGGTACAGGGTGACACGGGATGGACATCATTCGAGAGCAGGGAAGCTAGCAGCAAGATAtaatttgaggagcgattgagagaAATGGCGGGAAAGCGGTGGCCAATGAaagttttcagttacttatacatgaggaatgttgacacaagatGCACGAAGTGAACCAGAAAATTGTCAAGCAAATATCTGGACAACAGCAGGGAGGCAAAGCAAGAAACATTGGTTaagaaaaaggttaaagaaacagaGGGGCCTGTGGAAAACAGGGATGCAGACAAAATCAGCACTGGGAAAATACAAAACCTTCAAGCAGGAAATTGCGAAAGAAAATATCTACCATAATTCTAGGGGAAGCTCTTTTTTGTTTGAAGCTAGGATGGGAGTACTGCGGACTAAGACGTACCAAGTCAAGTACGAGGGGATGGACCTGTTATGCGGTGCCTGTGGAGAGGaagaggaaacggctgaacacctgatacttttctgtaaagggcttaaccctacagtTAAAAGCAACGTACGGGACGGATTTTTTCAAAGCATTGGGGTTTAGGGATATGGGGGCAAGATATCCATTAAGcgggtagaaataactaaacgaaGGTTATCTGATTGGTGGCTAAAATCAAGGCAAGAGTGAAATTTCAACCTTTACCAAGTACAAAATATATAATACTAGTCACGACTAGGCGGTGTGAGCCGGTGCCTGACTTAAAGGGTTCagccttatccatccatccatccatccatccatgcacacGCTATATTAGTGTCGAGGGTTTATGGCTAATTAGGCTCCTCTATAATTATAGTatgcttcacttttttttctctctcgtgcATTTTTGCTGCGCGGCGTACTTCTACTGGCGGTTTCGTGTGCGAGCTCTTGCGTTCGTCTCATTTCACCCAGCGCATGATTTTGCGTGCTCTGCATGAGAACACCTCGTTAGTGGTATAAGTTGGTGAGCACTGAGGCAGACAccagaggatgaaagagcatgatcgcagcactggaacacggtagaaaatgagtTTCATTCTCTGTG
Above is a genomic segment from Dermacentor andersoni chromosome 8, qqDerAnde1_hic_scaffold, whole genome shotgun sequence containing:
- the eIF2Bgamma gene encoding translation initiation factor eIF2B subunit gamma gives rise to the protein MIDFQAVVMAAGRGSRLTELLTADCFKYQLPVANLPMIYYPLRALKNAGFSEAIVVLPSSARARIDDSLSDRVGLRIDYEFVAASAGEEDLGTLQSLRQIVAKGKIKKDVFVVGCDLVTDFDFTHVANLHRVRNATMTALLAPMSQSLRESPVPGTRGKPKLERDLVGIEPGTQRLVLFNAEADFEETVTVRRKVLKEHPVVDVRSDLVDAHVYLLNKWLLPYLLKDDGITTIKGELVPLLTRYQFKNAPPKPSSEDVVDGEQTETDIFRYAPLSGSDLLGVDLGDEFNLGDTGTQKNPIRCYAYVAEGAFLVRTNTVAGYMEANRQAHQLSKEIFPHVASGRFDNIVADKVEFGEKSSVRHCVLGQNCRIGAQAKVSDSVLLDGVVVGDGVSIQGCIVCGAQEVGSGAVLKNCIVAHKKNVASEAKHANEVLGTFVEI